Below is a window of Spelaeicoccus albus DNA.
TCACCGGTTCGTGCCCTTTTGGTTCGACGGCGCCGATCACACCGAATGCGAACTGTTGGACGGACCGATTCGCGACTTCAATCTGATTTATCGCGGCGATCGTGTCGCGGCACACCTTGAATGGTGTCGGCCGGAAAGCGACGCGCATTTGGTTTCGCGGGCTGCGACGACGCTGCTGTTCAATGCCGGCGCCGATCTCACGGTCCAACTTTCGGACGGTCAGGGCGAGTCCGGCACGTCGCTGACCTTGGGGCATTTTGACTTGATGCGCCTCGACGCCCACGATGCGCCGGCCGCGACGCACCGCCTATCCGGGGCGCCGGACTCCGACTATTGCGTCGTCGAGATCGAACGCATTGTCTAAAGCAGTCCGCCCGTTGCCGGTATTTCGCACGACAAGCATGCGCTTTCACGTGCGGACCAGACCGAGAAGGTTCGCGCATCGGCGATCATGCCGCGGCCCGGTTACTCGACGGTCTTCCACCACTCGTCGTCGTCCACCGGGCCGTCCGCACGCTCCGGCGGCGGTCCCTTACCAAACGAGCGCACTACGGAAAGTCGTTCGCCGACAATGTATGTTTCCCGGAATTCGACTGCACCGACCGGACCCGCCGAGAGCCGCTCGTTCTTGAACACGGCGGTCCCTTGCTCGCACTCGAGCGCCTGCGCCAGCGTTGAATCCGCAATCACGGGAC
It encodes the following:
- a CDS encoding HutD/Ves family protein, whose protein sequence is MIRTTVFPAAEHVRTPWRNGRGTTVELARQDGPDGFDWRLSIADISSEGEFSRFPGYRRVISTVEGAGMRLTVNDVPGDDLHRFVPFWFDGADHTECELLDGPIRDFNLIYRGDRVAAHLEWCRPESDAHLVSRAATTLLFNAGADLTVQLSDGQGESGTSLTLGHFDLMRLDAHDAPAATHRLSGAPDSDYCVVEIERIV